One part of the Solanum dulcamara chromosome 8, daSolDulc1.2, whole genome shotgun sequence genome encodes these proteins:
- the LOC129899743 gene encoding probable LRR receptor-like serine/threonine-protein kinase At3g47570, translating into MARICNLPFAFAIFILLHHHTSHAIAPNISTDEAALLALKSHISSHPNNILESNWSSSSRVCSWIGVTCSSRHHRVTALDISSMQLHGTIPPHLGNLSFLISLNISNNTFHGEFPEELAHLQRLKVIDVIGNNFTGAIPSFLSLLPNLRIMHLWNNQFSGKIPSSLSNITKLKVLGLQNNFLEGEIPREISDLRYLTVLDLQFNQLTGSIPPSIFNITTMQIIALTYNRLTGKLPKTICDHLPDLEGLFLSRNSLDGVIPPNLEKCRKLQDLELSYNEFTGAVPRELGNLKRIQTLGLAQNGLTGSVPESIFNMSALQMLQFGQNKLSGTLPSDLGRGIPNLKIFLCGGNNLSGFISDSISNSSKLRVLELSGNSFTGPIPKSLGNLEYLEILNLDWNNFVSDSTLSFLASLANCRNLRELWFGGNPLDGVLPASVGNLSKSLIQFGGHDCKLKGVIPLEIGNLTGLTKISLSNNDLTGYIPQTVHSLLSLQEIYLDSNKIERTIPDVICNLKNLGALDLSENHFSGSVPSCLGTVTSLRYLYLSNNKLDSRLPSSLKSLQDLIEFNVSSNLLSGEIPLERGNLKVATLIDLSKNYFSGEIPSTLGGLDKLINLSLAHNRLEGPIPESFGTLVSLEYLDLSYNNLSCEIPKSLEALVYLKYLNISFNELSGEIPTGGPFANVTSQSFLSNDALCGDSRFNIEKHKEECKSKRCVSHKRA; encoded by the exons ATGGCCAGAATTTGCAATCTCCCCTTTGCTTTTGCAATTTTCATTCTTCTCCATCACCATACTTCACATGCTATTGCACCTAATATTAGCACCGATGAAGCTGCTCTTCTAGCACTGAAATCACACATTTCGTCTCACCCTAACAACATCTTAGAAAGCAACTGGTCTTCTTCTAGCCGGGTTTGCAGTTGGATTGGAGTCACTTGCAGCTCCCGCCACCATCGAGTCACTGCTTTAGACATTTCTAGCATGCAACTTCATGGTACCATTCCTCCACACCTTGGAAACCTCTCATTTCTCATCTCCCTCAACATCAGTAACAACACTTTCCATGGAGAATTTCCGGAAGAGTTGGCTCATCTGCAGAGGTTGAAAGTGATTGATGTCATAGGCAATAACTTCACCGGAGCCATTCCATCATTTTTAAGTTTGTTACCAAACCTACGTATTATGCACCTCTGGAACAACCAATTTTCGGGGAAAATTCCATCTTCCCTCTCCAATATAACAAAGCTGAAAGTGTTGGGCTTGCAGAATAATTTTCTCGAGGGAGAGATCCCTCGAGAAATCAGTGATCTTCGTTACTTGACTGTCCTAGATCTGCAATTTAATCAACTTACTGGATCTATACCACCATCAATCTTCAACATTACTACAATGCAAATAATTGCTCTTACGTACAACAGGCTTACTggaaaacttccaaaaactATATGTGATCATCTTCCAGACTTGGAAGGACTTTTCCTCTCAAGAAACTCCCTAGATGGAGTCATTCCACCAAACCTGGAGAAATGCAGAAAGCTTCAAGACTTGGAATTGTCTTATAATGAGTTTACTGGAGCTGTACCAAGAGAGCTAGGTAATCTTAAGAGAATTCAGACATTGGGATTAGCACAGAATGGGCTTACTGGATCAGTCCCTGAAAGCATTTTCAACATGTCAGCATTGCAGATGCTACAGTTTGGACAAAACAAGCTTTCAGGTACTCTTCCTTCAGATTTAGGTCGGGGAATACCCAacctaaaaatatttctttgtgGAGGAAATAATCTGAGTGGTTTTATATCTGATTCTATCTCTAATTCATCGAAACTCAGAGTACTTGAACTCTCAGGAAACAGTTTCACAGGTCCAATTCCTAAATCACTTGGTAACTTAGAATACCTTGAGATTCTTAACTTGGATTGGAATAATTTTGTCAGTGATTCCACATTGAGCTTCCTTGCATCATTGGCGAACTGTAGGAATCTAAGAGAACTCTGGTTTGGTGGTAATCCGTTGGATGGTGTTTTGCCTGCATCTGTTGGTAATTTATCCAAATCTCTAATTCAATTTGGAGGACACGATTGTAAATTGAAGGGAGTCATTCCCCTAGAAATTGGTAATCTTACTGGATTAACAAAGATTAGCCTTTCTAACAATGATTTGACGGGATATATTCCACAAACTGTACATAGCCTGTTGAGCCTTCAAGAGATTTACCTAGATAGCAACAAGATAGAAAGAACCATACCAGATGTTATCTGCAATTTAAAGAACCTTGGTGCATTAGACTTGTCAGAAAATCATTTTTCCGGTTCAGTGCCCTCATGCTTAGGGACTGTTACTAGTTTGAGGTATCTTTATCTAAGTAACAACAAGCTGGATTCTAGATTACCTTCAAGCTTGAAGAGCCTTCAAGATCTCATAGAATTCAATGTTTCATCCAATTTATTGAGTGGGGAAATTCCACTGGAGAGGGGAAACTTAAAGGTTGCAACACTCATTGATctctcaaaaaattatttttctggTGAGATTCCTAGTACTCTAGGGGGTCTAGATAAATTGATTAATCTTTCTCTAGCACATAATAGATTAGAGGGACCTATTCCAGAATCATTTGGCACACTTGTGTCCTTGGAATACTTGGATTTGTCCTATAATAATCTTAGTTGTGAAATTCCAAAGTCATTAGAAGCTCTTGTGTATCTCAAATACCTTAATATCTCTTTCAATGAACTCAGTGGAGAAATCCCCACTGGTGGTCCCTTTGCAAATGTCACCAGTCAATCTTTCTTGTCCAATGATGCACTTTGTGGTGACTCCCGATTTAAC ATTGAGAAACACAAAGAAGAGTGCAAGTCAAAAAGATGTGTCTCTCATAAAAGGGCATGA
- the LOC129900753 gene encoding probable LRR receptor-like serine/threonine-protein kinase At3g47570 codes for MVYKGILKDGIIFAAKVFNVQLEGAFKSFDKECEILRSLRHRNLTKVITSCSNLDFKALVLEYMPNGTLEKWLYSHNLFLSFLQRLDIMIDVASAMDYLHNGYSTPVVHCDLKPSNVLLDQEMVAHVSDFGIAKLLGAEEAFVQTKTIATIGYIAPEYGQDGIVSTSCDVYSFGILMMETFTRTRPSDEIFTGDMSIQSWVSDSFPSGIHKVVDSNLIQPGDEQIDAKMPCLLSIMELALSCTLVTPNTRISMEYSLSTLKKIRLQFVNSQH; via the exons ATGGTTTATAAAGGGATACTTAAAGATGGTATCATTTTTGCAGCAAAGGTATTCAATGTGCAATTGGAGGGTGCATTCAAAAGTTTTGACAAAGAATGTGAGATACTCCGGAGCCTTCGACACAGAAATCTGACTAAAGTCATCACTAGCTGCTCAAATCTTGATTTCAAGGCCCTAGTGTTGGAATACATGCCTAATGGGACACTTGAAAAATGGTTATACTCGCACAACTTGTTCTTGAGCTTTTTGCAGAGACTGGATATAATGATAGATGTTGCATCTGCAATGGACTATCTCCACAATGGCTATTCAACACCTGTGGTGCATTGTGACTTGAAGCCAAGCAATGTCTTGCTAGATCAAGAAATGGTTGCTCATGTAAGTGATTTTGGCATTGCAAAATTGTTAGGTGCAGAGGAGGCTTTTGTTCAAACAAAGACAATTGCAACCATTGGATATATTGCTCCAG AGTATGGACAAGATGGCATAGTATCCACGAGTTGTGATGTTTATAGTTTTGGCATCCTGATGATGGAGACATTCACACGAACAAGACCAAGTGATGAAATATTTACTGGAGACATGAGCATACAAAGTTGGGTTAGTGATTCATTCCCAAGTGGAATTCATAAAGTGGTGGATTCTAATTTGATACAGCCAGGGGATGAACAAATCGATGCAAAGATGCCATGTTTGTTATCAATCATGGAACTAGCTTTGAGCTGCACTTTAGTGACACCCAATACAAGAATTAGCATGGAATATTCTCTTTCAACGCTGAAAAAGATTAGGCTCCAGTTTGTCAATAGTCAGCACTAG